Proteins from a genomic interval of Pseudonocardia sp. C8:
- the istA gene encoding IS21 family transposase produces the protein MSYREVSVIEVKEILRLWLDGQSLRAVTTLAGVDRKTVRRYVEAGKAAGLDRDGGPGQLTDELLGTVVAAVRPARPRGTGTSWEIIAGERERIAGWLGDGLSLVKVHVLLERRGVTVPYRTLHRFAVAELGFGRRRATVPVVDGEPGVEVQVDFGRLGLIPDPARGNRRVTHGLIFTAVYSRHLFVFPAHRQTQDEVIAGFDAAWAFFGGVFAVVIPDNLAPVVDRADALFPRFNDAFREYAQHRGFAIDPTRVRHPQDKPRVERAVQYVRGNFFAGEQFVDLADCRARAVHWCTHVAGRRIHGSTRARPGEVFAAEEAPLLGPAPSAPFAVPSFTRPKVARDRHVEVARGLYSVPGELIGQRILARADANTVKLYHRGQLLKVHPRQAPGRRHTDPADLPTEVSAYALRDLDGLARRAETYGPNVGAFAAAVLEHPLPWTKMRQVYRLLGLARRHGAQDLDTACARALEVEVINVGLIERMLARGLHHQQGDDQHREGAGPAATGDAGATGSVVPAAGRFVRDADEFSTNSSSRRPS, from the coding sequence ATGAGCTACCGGGAGGTGTCCGTGATCGAAGTCAAGGAGATCCTGCGGCTATGGCTGGACGGCCAGTCGCTGCGGGCGGTGACCACGCTGGCCGGGGTGGACCGCAAGACGGTCCGCCGCTACGTCGAGGCCGGCAAGGCCGCCGGACTCGACCGCGACGGCGGGCCGGGCCAACTCACCGACGAGCTGCTCGGGACGGTGGTGGCCGCCGTGCGCCCGGCGCGACCGCGGGGCACCGGAACCTCCTGGGAGATCATCGCCGGTGAGCGAGAACGGATCGCCGGCTGGCTGGGCGACGGGCTGAGCTTGGTCAAGGTGCACGTGCTGCTCGAACGCCGCGGGGTGACGGTGCCGTATCGCACGCTGCACCGCTTCGCGGTCGCCGAGCTGGGATTCGGTCGCCGTCGCGCGACCGTCCCGGTGGTCGACGGCGAGCCGGGCGTGGAGGTGCAGGTCGACTTCGGACGGCTCGGGCTGATCCCGGACCCGGCCCGCGGCAACCGGCGAGTGACCCACGGGTTGATCTTCACTGCGGTCTACTCGCGGCACCTGTTCGTGTTCCCCGCCCACCGACAGACCCAGGACGAGGTGATCGCCGGGTTCGACGCCGCGTGGGCGTTCTTCGGTGGAGTGTTCGCCGTGGTCATCCCGGACAACCTGGCCCCGGTAGTGGATCGTGCGGATGCGCTGTTCCCGCGGTTCAACGACGCGTTCCGGGAGTACGCCCAGCACCGCGGGTTCGCGATCGACCCGACCCGGGTGCGACACCCGCAGGACAAGCCCCGTGTCGAGCGGGCGGTGCAGTACGTGCGCGGCAACTTCTTCGCCGGCGAACAGTTCGTCGACCTGGCCGACTGCCGGGCACGCGCCGTCCACTGGTGTACCCACGTGGCCGGCAGGAGGATCCACGGCAGCACCCGGGCGCGTCCCGGGGAGGTGTTCGCCGCCGAGGAGGCCCCGCTGCTGGGCCCGGCGCCGAGCGCGCCGTTCGCGGTCCCGAGCTTCACTCGCCCCAAGGTCGCCCGGGACCGCCACGTCGAGGTGGCCCGCGGGCTCTATTCGGTGCCCGGCGAGCTGATCGGGCAGCGGATTCTGGCCCGCGCGGACGCGAACACGGTCAAGCTCTACCACCGCGGGCAGCTGCTCAAGGTCCATCCCCGCCAAGCACCGGGACGGCGGCACACCGACCCGGCCGATCTGCCCACCGAGGTGTCCGCCTACGCGCTGCGTGATCTGGACGGGCTCGCCCGCCGGGCCGAGACCTACGGGCCGAACGTCGGCGCCTTCGCCGCCGCGGTGCTCGAGCACCCGCTGCCCTGGACGAAGATGCGGCAGGTCTACCGGCTGCTCGGGCTGGCCCGCCGCCACGGCGCTCAGGATCTGGACACGGCCTGCGCTCGGGCGCTGGAGGTCGAGGTGATCAACGTCGGGCTCATCGAGCGCATGCTCGCCCGCGGACTCCACCACCAGCAAGGCGACGACCAGCACCGCGAGGGGGCCGGCCCAGCGGCCACCGGCGATGCGGGCGCGACCGGTTCGGTGGTGCCGGCCGCGGGCCGGTTCGTCCGCGACGCCGACGAGTTCAGCACCAACTCCAGCAGCCGGCGGCCCTCATGA
- a CDS encoding ATP-binding protein, with translation MTSRTPKPATRAAGSGAPQRVEVSAELKELMRRLKLGRLLDTLPERLALARTQHLAHHDFLEMLLADEVGRRDRQATTLRAARAGLDPNMVLEAWDDTSPVAFDRQLWSELCSLRFLTDAHNALIMGPVGVGKTFLATALGHAAVRRRYSVHFERADKLFKRLRAARLDGTHDDELRKLHRVELLILDDFALHPLGSTDTSDFYELVVERHRHASTITTSNRDPSEMVTMMADPLLAQSAIDRLQSAAYELVVEGESYRQRQKPVPAGRSAADETAEQS, from the coding sequence ATGACCAGCCGAACCCCGAAGCCAGCCACCCGCGCCGCCGGCAGCGGGGCGCCACAACGGGTGGAGGTCTCGGCCGAGCTCAAGGAGTTGATGCGCCGGCTCAAGCTCGGCCGCCTGCTCGACACCCTCCCGGAGCGCCTCGCCCTGGCCCGCACCCAGCATCTGGCCCACCACGACTTCCTGGAGATGCTGCTCGCCGACGAGGTCGGCCGCCGTGACCGCCAGGCCACCACTCTGCGCGCCGCGCGCGCCGGGCTCGACCCGAACATGGTGCTCGAAGCCTGGGACGACACCAGCCCGGTCGCCTTCGACCGACAGCTGTGGTCGGAGCTGTGCTCGCTGCGCTTCCTCACCGACGCCCACAACGCGCTGATCATGGGCCCGGTCGGGGTCGGGAAGACGTTCCTGGCCACCGCGCTCGGGCACGCCGCGGTCCGCCGCCGCTACTCGGTGCACTTCGAGCGCGCCGACAAGCTGTTCAAACGCCTGCGCGCGGCCCGCCTGGACGGCACCCACGACGACGAGCTGCGCAAGCTGCACCGCGTCGAGCTGCTCATCCTCGACGACTTCGCCCTGCACCCGCTCGGGAGCACCGACACCAGCGACTTCTACGAACTCGTCGTCGAACGCCACCGGCACGCCTCGACGATCACCACCAGCAACCGCGACCCCAGCGAGATGGTCACCATGATGGCCGATCCGCTGCTGGCCCAGTCCGCCATCGACCGGCTCCAGTCGGCCGCCTACGAGCTCGTCGTCGAGGGCGAGAGCTACCGGCAACGCCAGAAACCCGTCCCCGCCGGCCGCTCCGCGGCCGACGAAACCGCCGAGCAGAGTTGA
- a CDS encoding AbrB/MazE/SpoVT family DNA-binding domain-containing protein: MPDDVGESEHAEVVVNRDGRVLIPAQVRRDLRLTPGSTLVLSVEDGRVVMESREQLMARIRREVAESWTGSADTSAADELIADRRAEAAAEDQQQ, from the coding sequence ATGCCGGATGATGTGGGAGAGTCCGAACATGCGGAGGTAGTCGTCAATCGGGACGGCCGAGTGCTGATCCCTGCGCAGGTCCGTCGGGATCTCCGCCTGACCCCTGGGTCGACGCTGGTGTTGTCGGTGGAGGACGGGCGTGTGGTGATGGAGAGTCGGGAGCAGCTGATGGCCCGGATCCGACGCGAAGTGGCCGAGTCCTGGACCGGGTCCGCCGACACCTCCGCCGCGGACGAGCTGATCGCCGACCGGCGAGCCGAAGCCGCCGCCGAGGACCAGCAGCAGTGA
- a CDS encoding type II toxin-antitoxin system VapC family toxin — MREASAVLDASAVLAWLRDEPGAAVVTDYLDAAVISAVNLSEVHQKLAQHGVDADRTIRQLRSLGVGVRPFDTADALAASRLWPATRPAGLSLGDRCCLALAARLDAPAVTADKAWTALDVGVSVVPVR, encoded by the coding sequence GTGCGCGAAGCGTCCGCGGTGCTCGATGCGTCCGCGGTGCTGGCCTGGCTGCGCGACGAACCGGGCGCCGCGGTGGTCACCGACTACCTCGACGCCGCGGTGATCTCGGCGGTGAACCTCTCCGAGGTCCACCAGAAGCTCGCCCAGCACGGCGTCGACGCCGACCGCACCATCCGCCAGCTGCGCAGCCTCGGCGTCGGCGTCCGACCCTTTGATACCGCCGACGCGCTCGCCGCCTCCCGGCTCTGGCCGGCCACCCGCCCCGCCGGCCTGTCACTCGGCGACCGGTGTTGCCTGGCTCTGGCCGCCCGGCTGGACGCCCCCGCCGTCACCGCCGACAAAGCGTGGACCGCGCTCGACGTCGGCGTGAGTGTCGTACCCGTCCGGTAG